In Bactrocera oleae isolate idBacOlea1 chromosome 5, idBacOlea1, whole genome shotgun sequence, a genomic segment contains:
- the LOC106615998 gene encoding uncharacterized protein gives MSQTQVYSKSNKINSALDCCESRTVRTINTKHLQQQQQPHTVKVPSTSNAFVVNSGLTRLDSSIDFIIGNTCQKSATKAALTAEMQSAAVNCQTRSHRRMPMMKSSALLPIICIVILAQISTTSGRTLHGRKQILHSLENRLQHHKQVMQYERELSPIHGVQLHRRHHLNVRSTKMTTCSALDSMRKQANTSRRTLMDKIDEFTKVRFTQTAEEAFKAWSKHNLSLEHPYMHFYTLHNISKTEFPHLEGKQMSEELLVEEISNIIRTFKILQIVFKEIVNENNKQNWYNTYNYQYATLINFLEHTYDELTQNKNVAISALNESTYLRIINETITPNYNRTAQVREWLIIVESLSFFEYLINLCEKLMQMCN, from the exons ATGTCTCAAACACAAGTGTAcagtaaaagcaacaaaattaatAGTGCACTGGATTGTTGTGAATCGCGCACAGTACGCACAATTAATACAAAAcatttgcaacagcaacaacaaccgcatACTGTGAAAGTGCCATCGACAAGTAACGCATTTGTTGTAAACAGCGGACTTACGCGTTTAGACAGTTCAATTGATTTCATCATTGGAAATACATGCCAAAAGTCAGCGACGAAAGCCGCTTTAACAGCGGAAATGCAAAGCGCTGCAGTAAATTGCCAAACGCGCTCCCACAGAAGGATGCCGATGATGA AATCCTCTGCACTCCTGCCAATCATTTGCATTGTCATATTGGCGCAAATTTCCACTACTTCCGGTCGAACGTTACACGGAAGAAAACAAATTCTACACTCCTTAGAAAATCGTCTGCAACATCACAAGCAAGTAATGCAGTACGAACGTGAATTATCGCCCATACATGGTGTACAACTGCATCGTCGTCATCACTTGAACGTACGTTCGACTAAAATGACGACGTGCTCAGCTCTAGACAGTATGCGAAAACAAGCGAACACGTCGCGCAGAACGCTTATGGACAAGATTGATGAGTTT ACTAAAGTTCGTTTCACTCAAACAGCGGAGGAAGCTTTCAAAGCCTGGAGCAAACATAATTTAAGTTTAGAACATccatatatgcatttttacaCCCttcacaatatttcaaaaacggaATTTCCCCATCTAGAAGGAAAGCAAATGAGCGAAGAATTG CTCGTTGAAGAAATTAGTAACATAATTAGAACATTCAAAATCTTGCAAATCGTattcaaagaaattgtaaacGAGAACAACAAGCAGAATTGgtacaatacatataattatCAATACGCTACCTTAATCAACTTTTTGGAACACACATACGACGAGCTGactcaaaataaaaatgttgccatAAGTGCACTCAATGAAAGCACTTATTTACGGATTATTAATGAGACCATAACACCCAATTACAATAGAACCGCACAGGTGAGAGAATGGTTGATAATTGTGGAAAGCCTTAGCTTTTTCGAATATCTAATCAACCTCTGCGAAAAATTGATGCAGATGTGCAATTAA